In Mangrovivirga cuniculi, the following proteins share a genomic window:
- a CDS encoding substrate-binding periplasmic protein, whose product MIRYIVLLLIIASVSVSGQIQKLNLASDVYPPFTNTSNKTSVALDLVSTALRRADIQSNSSILPFGRVMTGIEANVFDGSAALWKTKERQEYLIYSEPYLENQLILVGLSGTDVNKGSIDELEGMTVGIVRNYAYGNDLFNRDNIHLVYGADDQANLNKLIAGEIDVMLVDKLLIEYMLQIHLNEVKEKLAISSSPIIVKPLYLALQKDLPYASEIIDSFNREIKNMISDGTYNRILNLNWISADIDGDGAAELVLNGDKAGISEPLSAYSVFSSTNMAENRNYVIDDKEYKNWNSIPQKYKQKSRVQSSTDPENPGLIIKLQR is encoded by the coding sequence ATGATACGATATATAGTCCTATTACTAATAATTGCTTCAGTCAGTGTTTCTGGGCAAATTCAAAAGCTCAACCTGGCTTCAGATGTATACCCACCTTTCACAAATACCTCAAACAAAACCTCAGTGGCACTAGATCTTGTTTCTACTGCTTTAAGAAGAGCAGATATTCAATCAAATTCCAGCATTTTACCTTTTGGGCGGGTTATGACCGGAATAGAAGCAAATGTCTTTGACGGCAGTGCAGCACTGTGGAAAACAAAAGAAAGACAAGAGTACTTAATCTATTCAGAACCCTATCTGGAAAATCAATTGATTCTTGTTGGCTTATCCGGAACAGACGTAAACAAAGGATCTATTGATGAACTTGAAGGAATGACTGTTGGAATAGTAAGGAATTACGCTTATGGGAATGACCTGTTCAACCGGGATAATATTCACCTGGTTTATGGAGCTGATGATCAGGCAAATTTAAATAAATTGATCGCTGGTGAAATAGATGTTATGCTGGTAGATAAATTACTCATCGAGTATATGTTACAAATCCACCTGAATGAAGTTAAAGAAAAGCTGGCAATTTCTTCTTCCCCGATAATTGTTAAACCTTTATATTTGGCTTTGCAAAAAGACTTGCCTTATGCCTCTGAAATAATTGATTCATTTAACAGAGAGATCAAAAATATGATTTCTGACGGAACCTATAACAGGATTCTTAACCTTAATTGGATTAGTGCCGATATTGATGGAGATGGAGCAGCTGAATTAGTTCTAAATGGGGACAAAGCAGGCATATCAGAACCGTTAAGTGCATATAGTGTTTTTTCATCTACTAATATGGCTGAAAACAGAAACTATGTTATAGACGACAAGGAATATAAAAATTGGAATAGCATACCTCAGAAATACAAACAAAAATCAAGAGTTCAGAGTTCAACTGACCCTGAAAATCCAGGGCTAATAATTAAGCTACAACGATAA
- a CDS encoding two-component regulator propeller domain-containing protein, translating into MYKLFVSSVFLFLHFGLFAQVKFNQISVNDGLSQSAVHDFAQDKYGYMWIATRDGINRFDGENFEIFRNKKSDPNTIANSCGWSLAIDEKDRVWVATPVGISYLNAERTQFFNFYPDNLNQDFVKTEEIAVSDGKVFIGTHRGVFVFHINSKKWEVIDGLEDVRTYSLESFDDGAILISSNKGLSLYKEGKLDDINPSRFDFIKASFIGNKYIYTADESYLYKLDRNFVVLDSMALAQKLKTIRMDIVVDHQERIWVTGQGVEIIDRNFNYLKRIQHDDFDPGSLSSNSLTKATVSRDGTVWIGTNGFGLNRYHNSLSDINTILHNPYNPNALSSPYVSGFHYKDSLLYIGLMNIIDVYDISDYPYKKLRSIDLSDENAGRIYKIESINGRMIAATDRGLIGFDGNDNVNERLLEDFYIVNFKRLEGDKLLLFTGDENSRLKTYDCNTGEFENLDVLSVTEQILCGFIEDSIIWLGGDEGIIKFNKDLKVIKRYSGAKNELVFQIKDIYRDSKGILWLGTWSQGLYIYQEENDTFTPFKLNENLPNQTIYGILEDEKNNLWFSSNNGIIAYLRSEEQILHFSIDYGIQSNEFNTGSFLKLPDGRLVFGGVKGISYFDPEELINGADGSKLFINKVLVNQQVVPDSVWGGENFVLDSDQRNISIQFNAISFNSPSGLRYRYRLNENDPYINLGKNNELVLSNLESGDYTLYINSTGANGVWKEEEISFPFTIKSPLIQKLWFQLLLVAILIILIVVYSKYRNFRLKERARSLEEAIKKRTKKINEQNIAIVAKNEEMEAQSELLSAQNKELNEQRKELLELKRTLEDRVRERTDDLNKKNVALQRQNIQMEQFSYISSHNLKGPIASIQGLLTLLNSEQPLKDQEEIISRIRQSIDKLNSIVTDLTKIIDLKEDKQQFDVLSVEDTLKNVLNDLQGRLENNNISLKLNIEEDYKIAGVRAYLQSIFYNIIYNSIKYKKSDRHDNQIQIYITGDSDTVKLKFVDNGIGIDMRYAKDKLFRLFQRFNDVHEGKGIGLYMTKVQVEAMNGEISLKSKLDVGTEIQIVFPLYKKVKKDTLKSN; encoded by the coding sequence ATGTACAAGTTATTCGTATCGTCTGTATTTTTATTTTTACATTTTGGATTATTTGCTCAGGTTAAATTCAATCAAATTTCAGTTAATGATGGATTAAGCCAGTCGGCAGTTCATGATTTTGCCCAGGATAAATATGGTTACATGTGGATTGCAACCAGGGATGGTATCAATAGATTTGATGGTGAGAATTTCGAAATATTCAGAAATAAAAAATCTGATCCAAATACGATAGCAAATAGTTGTGGATGGTCATTGGCAATTGATGAAAAGGACAGGGTATGGGTAGCGACTCCTGTTGGGATCAGCTATTTAAATGCTGAAAGAACTCAGTTTTTTAATTTTTATCCAGATAATCTGAATCAGGACTTTGTCAAAACTGAAGAAATAGCTGTTTCAGATGGTAAAGTATTTATCGGCACACATCGAGGTGTTTTTGTTTTTCATATAAATAGTAAAAAATGGGAAGTCATCGATGGGTTGGAAGATGTCAGGACATATTCTTTGGAATCATTTGATGATGGGGCAATATTGATTTCTTCAAATAAGGGTCTTTCTTTATATAAAGAAGGAAAGCTTGATGATATTAATCCTTCCAGGTTTGACTTTATTAAAGCTTCATTTATAGGTAATAAGTATATATACACTGCGGACGAAAGTTATTTATATAAACTAGATAGAAATTTTGTTGTCCTGGATTCAATGGCATTAGCTCAAAAGTTAAAAACTATCCGGATGGATATAGTTGTTGATCACCAGGAAAGAATATGGGTTACCGGGCAGGGTGTTGAAATCATTGATAGAAATTTTAATTACTTAAAAAGAATTCAACACGATGATTTTGATCCCGGGTCTCTTTCAAGTAATAGCCTTACTAAAGCAACAGTTAGTAGAGATGGTACTGTATGGATTGGAACAAATGGCTTTGGATTAAATAGGTATCATAATAGCCTGTCCGATATAAATACAATTTTACATAATCCGTATAATCCCAATGCATTAAGTAGTCCGTACGTATCTGGCTTCCATTATAAAGATAGCCTGTTATACATAGGCTTAATGAATATAATCGATGTATATGACATCTCGGATTATCCTTATAAAAAGCTTAGGTCTATCGATTTAAGTGATGAAAATGCAGGAAGAATTTACAAGATCGAATCAATTAATGGAAGGATGATTGCAGCTACTGATCGTGGTCTTATTGGTTTTGATGGAAATGACAACGTAAATGAGCGATTATTAGAGGATTTTTATATAGTTAATTTTAAAAGGCTTGAGGGAGATAAATTATTGCTCTTTACGGGTGATGAAAACTCCAGGCTAAAAACCTATGATTGTAATACCGGTGAATTTGAAAACCTGGATGTACTTTCTGTAACAGAGCAAATTTTATGTGGGTTTATTGAGGATAGCATAATTTGGCTGGGTGGTGATGAAGGTATAATTAAGTTCAATAAAGATTTAAAGGTTATTAAACGCTATTCAGGAGCTAAGAATGAACTAGTATTTCAGATTAAAGATATTTACAGAGATTCTAAAGGTATTTTATGGCTTGGCACCTGGAGCCAGGGTTTATACATTTATCAAGAGGAAAACGATACTTTTACTCCTTTTAAATTAAATGAGAATCTTCCTAACCAGACTATCTATGGAATTCTGGAAGATGAGAAAAATAACCTCTGGTTTTCTTCTAATAATGGTATTATAGCTTATTTAAGGTCGGAAGAACAAATATTACATTTTTCTATTGACTATGGAATTCAAAGTAATGAATTTAATACAGGATCGTTCTTGAAATTACCAGATGGAAGGTTGGTGTTTGGAGGAGTTAAGGGTATAAGTTATTTTGATCCGGAAGAACTAATCAATGGTGCTGACGGATCTAAGCTTTTTATTAATAAAGTCCTTGTAAATCAGCAAGTAGTTCCTGATTCGGTATGGGGTGGAGAAAATTTCGTCTTAGATTCGGATCAACGAAATATAAGTATTCAATTTAATGCTATTTCGTTTAATTCTCCTTCAGGATTACGGTACAGGTATAGGTTAAATGAAAATGACCCTTATATTAATTTGGGAAAGAATAATGAGCTTGTTTTATCAAATCTTGAATCAGGCGATTATACTTTATACATTAATAGCACAGGTGCTAATGGCGTCTGGAAGGAAGAAGAAATATCATTTCCATTTACCATAAAATCTCCGTTAATACAAAAGTTATGGTTTCAATTACTATTGGTAGCAATATTAATAATATTAATAGTAGTTTATAGTAAGTATCGTAATTTCAGACTTAAGGAAAGGGCTCGCTCGCTTGAAGAAGCCATTAAGAAAAGAACTAAAAAAATTAATGAACAAAATATTGCTATCGTCGCTAAGAATGAGGAGATGGAGGCTCAAAGTGAGCTCTTGTCTGCACAGAATAAAGAGTTAAATGAACAACGGAAAGAGCTTTTAGAATTAAAGCGTACCCTCGAAGACAGGGTTAGAGAAAGGACAGATGATTTGAATAAAAAGAATGTTGCCTTGCAAAGACAAAATATTCAAATGGAGCAATTTAGCTATATATCAAGTCATAATCTCAAAGGCCCTATCGCTAGTATTCAGGGACTATTAACACTTTTAAATAGTGAACAACCACTGAAAGATCAGGAGGAAATAATCAGCCGGATCAGGCAAAGTATAGATAAGTTAAATTCAATTGTTACAGATTTAACAAAAATCATTGACCTGAAAGAAGACAAACAACAATTTGATGTGTTAAGTGTTGAGGATACTCTTAAGAATGTCTTAAATGATTTACAAGGCAGATTAGAAAATAACAATATATCCTTAAAGTTAAATATTGAAGAAGACTATAAAATAGCAGGAGTCAGAGCTTATTTACAGAGCATATTTTATAATATTATCTACAATAGCATTAAGTACAAAAAATCTGACAGGCATGACAACCAGATACAAATTTATATTACCGGAGATTCAGATACAGTAAAGTTGAAATTTGTGGATAATGGAATCGGCATTGATATGAGGTATGCTAAAGATAAGTTGTTCAGGCTATTCCAACGGTTTAATGATGTTCATGAGGGAAAGGGAATTGGCCTTTATATGACAAAGGTTCAGGTTGAGGCAATGAATGGTGAAATTAGTTTGAAAAGCAAGCTTGATGTTGGGACTGAAATTCAAATAGTATTCCCTCTTTATAAAAAAGTAAAAAAAGACACCCTCAAATCAAATTAA